A part of Sulfurimonas sp. HSL-1716 genomic DNA contains:
- a CDS encoding DNA-directed RNA polymerase subunit omega — translation MRVEELTAKALEVANIDRYTLAIAVSKRADELLNGSPSKLNIDPKSMKASDLALMEIAEGLVVVKGFEKK, via the coding sequence ATGAGAGTAGAAGAATTAACGGCAAAAGCATTGGAAGTAGCAAATATAGATAGATATACATTGGCAATAGCAGTTTCAAAACGCGCTGATGAACTTTTAAACGGAAGCCCGAGCAAGCTGAACATCGACCCTAAATCGATGAAGGCATCCGATCTGGCTTTAATGGAAATAGCTGAGGGCCTTGTCGTTGTAAAAGGCTTTGAGAAAAAATAA
- a CDS encoding N-acetylmuramoyl-L-alanine amidase, which produces MFRFFSSLFLLVSLLGASTNQDILKRAEGLAGSGKTNELFRAYNDYKNLYLRSIISGDSSLKIKSLNGIVVTGKELHIDVSQYSDELKKINSHNTYKVSKSDTRSKTKTVKLEPLSRVKSVKWDGNDLVLSFDTVLKNGQIKYFVLHDSKKNRYRYVFDISSSSISKSKVLVKKGVSRIKLNQYNPKTLRLVFENREKLNLHFTVDKNDLIISLLITEKQVFNKSTLRTLPKKYNTHTNKIIVVDPGHGGKDSGAIGYRHYYEKNLVLSIAKELTQTLKKRGYKVYMTRDRDIFIKLKERTAYANRKDADLFISIHANAVCSSKAEKACGIETYFLSPSRSARATSVAELENSADLSDMNGYGKTTFLKFTTNLNRIASNKLAIDLQRGMLGNLRKHHKGVIDAGVREGPFWVLVGAQMPAVLVEVGFITNPEEAKKLVNKTYEKHLAEGIANGVESYFINN; this is translated from the coding sequence ATGTTTAGATTCTTCTCTTCCCTTTTTTTATTGGTATCTTTGCTCGGTGCATCGACAAATCAAGATATATTAAAAAGAGCCGAGGGGCTTGCCGGATCCGGTAAAACCAATGAACTTTTTAGAGCATATAACGATTACAAGAATCTCTATCTTCGTTCGATTATAAGCGGTGACTCGTCGTTGAAAATAAAATCGTTAAACGGCATAGTGGTTACAGGTAAAGAACTTCACATAGATGTTTCCCAATATTCGGACGAGCTGAAAAAAATAAACTCGCATAATACCTATAAAGTATCAAAAAGCGATACAAGAAGTAAAACAAAGACTGTTAAGCTCGAACCGCTCTCAAGAGTAAAATCCGTAAAATGGGACGGCAATGATCTTGTTCTAAGTTTCGATACCGTGCTTAAAAACGGTCAGATCAAATACTTTGTACTTCATGACAGTAAAAAAAACAGATACAGGTATGTATTTGATATAAGTTCCTCTTCGATCTCCAAAAGCAAAGTTCTTGTTAAAAAAGGCGTATCCAGGATCAAATTAAACCAATATAATCCAAAGACGTTAAGACTGGTATTTGAAAATAGAGAAAAGTTGAACCTGCATTTCACCGTAGATAAAAATGATCTGATCATCAGTTTGCTGATAACAGAGAAGCAGGTTTTCAATAAAAGCACTCTTAGAACCTTGCCGAAAAAATACAATACGCATACGAACAAGATAATAGTAGTGGATCCTGGTCATGGAGGAAAAGACTCCGGTGCTATCGGATATAGACACTATTATGAAAAAAATCTGGTTCTCTCTATCGCCAAAGAGCTTACACAGACTCTTAAAAAGCGCGGATATAAGGTTTATATGACAAGAGACAGAGATATTTTCATAAAACTAAAAGAACGTACGGCATACGCGAATAGAAAAGATGCCGATCTTTTTATATCCATTCATGCAAATGCCGTCTGCAGTTCAAAAGCTGAGAAAGCCTGCGGTATAGAGACATATTTTCTTTCACCTTCGAGAAGTGCAAGAGCGACATCGGTCGCGGAGCTGGAGAACTCCGCCGATCTTTCGGATATGAACGGTTACGGTAAAACGACGTTTTTGAAGTTTACGACAAATCTAAACCGAATTGCATCAAACAAACTGGCAATAGATCTGCAGCGGGGAATGCTCGGCAATTTAAGAAAGCATCACAAAGGCGTCATAGATGCAGGTGTGCGCGAAGGGCCGTTTTGGGTCTTAGTAGGTGCGCAGATGCCGGCTGTTCTGGTCGAGGTAGGATTTATTACAAACCCCGAAGAAGCAAAAAAACTTGTCAACAAAACATATGAAAAGCATTTGGCCGAGGGGATCGCCAACGGCGTCGAGAGTTATTTTATAAATAATTAG
- the tyrS gene encoding tyrosine--tRNA ligase codes for MIQEALREISRGSAEIIDNEHIEKLVKNYFEKGETYSVKAGFDPTAPDLHLGHTVLLQKLATFQKYGAKIQFLIGDFTAQIGDPTGKSVTRKTLSAAEIQENAKSYKDQVFKILDPQKTQVVFNSEWINALGASGMLSLTTTFNVARMLERDDFDKRYKSGTSISISEFIYPLLQGYDSVHLKSDVEIGGTDQKFNLLMGRHLQRAYEIGKEQSVLMMPILEGLDGVQKMSKSLNNYIGVADEPNDMFGKVLSISDELMWRYYELLSSKTLDEIEALKKGVYGGSIHPKAAKEDLALEIIERFHSKDAAEQAKAEFERVHANNEIPTDIEEFELSESPIWIAKALVECKLEPSTSQARRDIKQGAVKIDQDKVQDEQLQIQSGEYVLQVGKRKFAKARVK; via the coding sequence ATGATACAAGAGGCGTTAAGAGAGATAAGTCGCGGCAGTGCAGAAATAATAGATAACGAGCATATAGAAAAATTGGTAAAAAACTATTTTGAAAAGGGTGAAACCTACAGCGTAAAAGCAGGTTTTGACCCGACTGCTCCGGATCTTCATTTGGGGCACACGGTACTGCTGCAAAAATTGGCTACATTTCAAAAATATGGAGCGAAAATACAGTTCTTGATCGGCGATTTTACGGCACAGATCGGTGATCCGACCGGAAAAAGCGTCACAAGAAAGACTCTGAGTGCGGCAGAGATACAAGAAAACGCAAAAAGCTACAAAGATCAGGTATTTAAGATACTCGATCCGCAGAAAACACAAGTCGTATTTAACTCAGAATGGATAAACGCGCTCGGTGCTTCGGGAATGCTTTCTCTTACAACCACTTTTAACGTAGCCAGAATGCTTGAACGTGATGATTTTGATAAAAGATACAAAAGCGGAACTTCCATATCTATTAGTGAGTTCATCTATCCGCTTTTGCAGGGGTATGACAGTGTTCATCTAAAAAGCGATGTCGAGATAGGCGGAACCGATCAGAAGTTCAATCTTTTGATGGGACGCCATCTTCAGCGGGCGTATGAGATAGGAAAAGAGCAGTCGGTCTTGATGATGCCTATCTTAGAGGGACTAGACGGTGTTCAGAAAATGAGCAAGTCTTTAAACAATTATATCGGCGTAGCGGATGAACCAAACGATATGTTCGGTAAGGTGCTGAGTATCTCCGATGAGCTTATGTGGAGATATTACGAGCTTTTGAGCTCAAAGACTCTTGACGAGATAGAGGCGCTTAAAAAAGGTGTTTACGGAGGTTCGATCCACCCTAAAGCAGCCAAAGAGGATCTGGCACTGGAGATCATAGAAAGATTTCATTCAAAAGATGCCGCAGAGCAGGCAAAAGCTGAATTTGAAAGAGTACATGCAAATAACGAGATACCGACGGATATCGAAGAGTTCGAACTATCCGAATCACCGATCTGGATAGCCAAAGCCTTAGTCGAATGTAAATTGGAACCGTCAACTTCCCAAGCGCGTAGAGATATTAAGCAAGGTGCTGTTAAAATAGACCAAGATAAAGTCCAAGACGAGCAGTTACAGATACAAAGCGGCGAGTATGTCTTACAAGTTGGAAAAAGAAAATTCGCAAAAGCAAGGGTGAAGTGA
- a CDS encoding RelA/SpoT family protein, protein MSRFNLEKIKHLHSVDSAKDYLFKHIEHSEKLREALDFASKAHHEQFRKSGEPYIIHPILVASIVASITNDESMTIAALLHDIVEDTDVAVEEITERFGYDVAHLVEGLTKIDIIRDAELIPSSSDEKLIVSALSFRKMLVASIHDVRVLVVKLCDRLHNMLTLDALAPYKQHRIAEETLVVYGPIAHRLGISFLKNMLEDLSFAYLFKEEKHYIDNYLDTNYRELETKLDEFKQSVSKLLVQNGYCEDDFEILSRVKHKYSIYLKMQRKGITIDEVLDLLAIRVLVKNEIDCYKILGIIHLHFRPLASRFKDYIAIAKENGYQTIHTSVFFNYVIFEVQIRTFAMHKTAEYGVAAHWKYKNGGNEINLDWLKNLQYQNESVEDFYEMIKNDLYSEDISVFSPKGDAYTLPRGAVALDFAYAVHSKVGDCAASCLVNKERVSLLSELQNGDIVNIITEKEPVSRCSWLDAVKTSRAKTYMKALCNSKFKHIDSLASVSIVATIMGLNNSRVEEWFSAHNCGEARLKIPNDLNQLKETIAKYVEELSKNKRFSNFLTRRRFKFKEHVYQGVKVISNKSINGLIFDYCCHPKMSDPIVGILHGSKVHIHHKMCQNALNQIKEFNAMVFVKWEDKKVYHYHIIVSLQNGKGALANFLTYLAKIDIDIMSIVLGKEKVDHVHYCEIDFHSTEANIYQLQGKIEKKVKVINLVRTDDVYKKD, encoded by the coding sequence TTGAGTCGATTTAATTTAGAAAAGATAAAACATCTTCATAGTGTCGACTCGGCGAAAGATTATCTTTTCAAACATATCGAACATTCCGAAAAGTTAAGAGAAGCTCTTGACTTTGCCTCTAAAGCTCATCATGAACAGTTTAGAAAAAGCGGTGAGCCTTATATAATCCATCCCATCTTAGTTGCTTCCATCGTCGCTTCAATCACTAATGACGAATCTATGACGATCGCCGCGCTTTTGCATGATATCGTCGAAGACACGGATGTAGCGGTAGAAGAGATAACGGAGCGTTTCGGTTATGATGTCGCCCATCTTGTCGAAGGATTGACAAAGATAGATATCATCCGCGACGCCGAGCTTATCCCCTCGTCTTCCGATGAAAAACTGATAGTTTCGGCACTTTCGTTTAGAAAGATGCTTGTCGCAAGTATCCACGACGTAAGAGTTCTTGTCGTCAAACTCTGCGACAGGCTGCATAATATGCTTACATTAGATGCGCTCGCACCCTATAAACAGCACAGAATAGCTGAAGAGACATTGGTCGTTTACGGACCGATAGCTCACAGGCTCGGTATCTCTTTTTTAAAGAACATGCTTGAAGACTTGAGCTTTGCGTATCTGTTCAAAGAGGAAAAACACTATATCGACAACTATCTCGATACCAATTACAGAGAGCTGGAAACAAAGCTCGACGAATTCAAGCAGTCCGTTTCAAAACTCTTGGTGCAAAACGGTTACTGCGAAGATGATTTCGAGATACTCAGCCGCGTAAAACATAAATATTCCATTTATCTGAAGATGCAGAGAAAAGGGATAACTATAGATGAAGTCCTAGATCTCTTGGCTATCAGGGTCTTGGTGAAAAATGAAATCGACTGCTACAAGATACTGGGTATCATTCATTTGCATTTCAGGCCTTTGGCGTCAAGGTTCAAGGATTACATCGCTATTGCAAAAGAGAACGGATACCAAACTATCCATACGTCGGTATTTTTTAATTATGTCATTTTTGAAGTCCAGATCCGCACCTTTGCTATGCATAAGACAGCAGAATACGGAGTTGCCGCTCATTGGAAATACAAAAACGGCGGTAACGAGATAAATCTCGACTGGTTGAAAAACCTTCAATATCAAAACGAATCGGTCGAAGATTTTTACGAGATGATAAAAAACGATCTCTACAGTGAAGATATAAGTGTCTTTTCGCCCAAAGGCGATGCGTACACTCTTCCAAGAGGTGCCGTTGCTTTGGATTTCGCATATGCAGTACACTCTAAAGTAGGCGACTGTGCCGCTTCATGTCTTGTAAACAAAGAGAGAGTTTCTCTTCTTTCGGAGCTGCAAAACGGAGATATCGTCAATATCATTACGGAAAAAGAACCGGTGAGCAGATGCAGCTGGCTTGATGCCGTAAAGACTTCCAGAGCAAAAACCTATATGAAGGCATTGTGCAACTCAAAGTTCAAACATATAGATTCTCTGGCAAGCGTGAGCATAGTCGCTACGATCATGGGGCTGAACAACTCCCGTGTCGAAGAGTGGTTTAGTGCCCACAACTGCGGTGAAGCAAGACTTAAAATACCAAACGATCTCAATCAGTTAAAAGAGACCATCGCAAAATATGTGGAAGAACTGAGTAAAAATAAGAGATTTTCAAACTTTTTAACAAGAAGAAGATTTAAGTTTAAAGAGCATGTATACCAAGGCGTAAAAGTCATAAGCAACAAATCGATAAACGGACTGATATTCGACTACTGCTGTCATCCGAAGATGAGTGATCCGATAGTCGGGATACTTCATGGATCCAAAGTTCATATCCATCATAAGATGTGTCAAAACGCACTGAACCAGATCAAAGAGTTTAATGCTATGGTCTTTGTAAAGTGGGAAGACAAGAAAGTCTACCATTACCATATCATTGTCAGTCTGCAAAACGGAAAAGGAGCGCTTGCAAACTTTTTGACATATCTTGCAAAGATCGATATAGATATCATGAGCATCGTTTTGGGCAAGGAAAAAGTGGATCATGTACATTACTGCGAGATCGATTTTCATTCAACGGAAGCAAACATTTATCAACTACAAGGTAAAATAGAAAAAAAAGTTAAAGTAATAAATCTGGTCAGAACAGATGATGTGTATAAAAAAGATTAA
- a CDS encoding phosphoesterase, with the protein MNIQNIYHLSHTDLDGYSCQLVMSYTPHNMKSYNANYGAEVKSRLEEILDDIKANDKSALILITDLNLTMDEAKWLDREVIQLCDKGRDIKILLLDHHGSGQDSANKFDWYYLDTTRCATKITYDYAKENFELNETSWMEKFVDIVNAVDLWKQEEVFNFEFGKVCMRLISETRELNRVTFGDDDRFYKLSLLQKAVEFIENEKANIALDDAIHMMKKEFFKEDEDDTLDNLSTAYIVNLLGQKTNIMTIYYKGYKGFLSYGVGNTSIVGNGFLTKFDDYDFIVDVSYRGTMSFRANNKVSVSEIAKEWVDGGGHPNASGGRIIGFKEQYRYAKVKEQIQKLIADKEAVAGNLEYKKED; encoded by the coding sequence TTGAACATACAAAATATATATCATCTCTCGCATACGGATCTTGACGGCTACAGCTGCCAGCTTGTCATGAGCTACACTCCGCATAATATGAAAAGCTATAACGCCAACTACGGTGCAGAAGTGAAAAGCAGACTCGAAGAGATACTAGATGATATCAAAGCAAACGACAAAAGCGCCCTTATCCTTATAACGGATCTCAATCTGACGATGGATGAAGCAAAATGGCTGGATAGAGAAGTGATCCAATTGTGCGACAAAGGCAGAGATATAAAGATCCTTCTCTTGGATCATCATGGAAGCGGACAGGACAGTGCGAACAAATTCGACTGGTACTATCTCGACACCACAAGATGCGCTACAAAGATTACTTACGATTATGCAAAAGAGAATTTTGAACTAAACGAAACATCTTGGATGGAAAAATTCGTCGATATCGTAAATGCCGTCGATCTCTGGAAACAGGAGGAAGTATTTAACTTTGAATTCGGAAAGGTCTGTATGCGTCTTATTTCCGAAACGAGAGAGTTAAACCGCGTAACTTTCGGAGATGACGACAGATTTTATAAACTTTCGCTTTTACAAAAAGCCGTCGAATTTATAGAAAATGAAAAAGCGAATATCGCATTAGACGACGCTATACATATGATGAAAAAAGAGTTTTTTAAAGAAGATGAAGACGACACGCTGGATAATCTTTCAACTGCATACATCGTAAACCTTCTGGGTCAAAAAACAAATATTATGACGATATATTACAAAGGCTACAAAGGATTCCTAAGCTACGGCGTGGGCAACACTTCCATCGTTGGAAACGGTTTTTTGACAAAGTTCGATGATTATGACTTTATAGTCGACGTAAGTTACAGAGGCACGATGAGCTTTCGGGCAAACAACAAGGTAAGCGTCTCCGAAATCGCAAAAGAGTGGGTGGACGGAGGCGGACATCCCAATGCCTCGGGCGGACGTATCATAGGCTTTAAAGAGCAGTACAGATACGCCAAAGTAAAAGAGCAGATACAAAAGCTCATAGCAGATAAAGAAGCCGTAGCCGGAAACTTGGAGTATAAGAAAGAGGACTAA
- the pyrH gene encoding UMP kinase — translation MANKRVLVKFSGEALAGETGHGIDTKILKYIAGEIKSLVDADIEVGIVIGGGNIIRGVTAAQDGIIKRTSGDYMGMLATVINGVAMQEACEYTGLQVRMQTAIKMEQIAEPYINRRAVRHLEKGRVVIFAAGTGNPFFTTDTAATLRAVEIGADMIIKATKVDGVYDKDPKKYDDAVKLDTLTYDQALSDHINVMDDTSIALAKDNRLPIVVCDMFKAGNLLDIINGNMKNCSIVR, via the coding sequence ATGGCCAATAAACGCGTATTAGTTAAGTTCTCTGGTGAAGCATTGGCTGGTGAAACCGGTCATGGTATCGATACCAAGATTTTGAAGTATATTGCAGGCGAGATCAAATCTTTGGTCGATGCAGACATAGAGGTCGGAATAGTTATCGGCGGAGGCAATATAATCCGCGGTGTCACCGCTGCGCAAGACGGTATTATCAAGCGTACGTCGGGTGATTATATGGGTATGCTTGCAACCGTCATCAACGGTGTCGCTATGCAAGAAGCGTGTGAATATACCGGTCTTCAAGTTCGTATGCAGACGGCAATCAAGATGGAACAGATCGCCGAGCCTTATATCAACCGCCGGGCCGTACGTCATCTGGAAAAGGGCAGGGTCGTTATTTTTGCTGCAGGAACGGGAAATCCGTTTTTCACGACGGATACGGCAGCGACGCTGCGCGCCGTGGAGATAGGAGCGGATATGATCATAAAAGCGACAAAAGTCGACGGTGTTTACGATAAGGACCCGAAAAAATATGATGATGCCGTTAAGCTTGACACATTGACTTACGATCAAGCATTGAGCGATCATATAAACGTTATGGACGATACGTCGATCGCGCTGGCAAAAGATAACAGACTTCCTATAGTCGTTTGCGATATGTTCAAAGCGGGTAATCTGCTGGATATCATAAACGGAAACATGAAAAACTGTTCTATAGTTAGATAA
- a CDS encoding nitronate monooxygenase, which yields MSYKSVQIGKYKIKRPIIQGGMGVGVSWDKLAGTVSKEGGLGVISAVGTGYYEDKSYAKRLVSQRPLEAENFYSKEGLTAIIKNARKICGNKPLAANILYAINDYGRVVKDACEAGIDIIITGAGLPTNMPEFTEEYPDVALVPIVSSPKALAIICKRWQKRYNRLPDAVVLEGPKSGGHQGFTYEQCAMEEFQLENLVAPVVEEAKKWGDIPVFAAGGIWDKKDIDEMMALGAAGVQMGTRFIGTHECDAHENFKEVLLNAKEEDIQLMSSPVGYPARGVKTNLTSLVEKREGPVIKCISNCVAPCHRGVEAKEVGFCIADRLSDAYNGDLEFGLFFSGTNGYRLNELISVKELMDKLVNGE from the coding sequence ATGAGTTATAAATCTGTACAAATAGGAAAATATAAAATAAAGAGACCTATCATTCAAGGAGGCATGGGTGTCGGTGTAAGCTGGGATAAACTGGCGGGAACCGTGTCCAAAGAGGGAGGTCTTGGAGTTATAAGCGCAGTCGGTACGGGTTATTATGAAGATAAATCCTATGCAAAACGTCTTGTTTCGCAAAGACCCTTGGAGGCTGAAAATTTTTATTCAAAAGAGGGATTGACAGCGATCATCAAAAACGCCAGAAAGATATGCGGCAATAAACCTCTGGCAGCAAATATCCTCTATGCCATCAATGATTACGGACGTGTCGTAAAAGATGCATGCGAAGCCGGGATCGATATCATCATAACGGGTGCGGGACTTCCTACGAATATGCCCGAGTTTACCGAAGAATACCCCGATGTCGCATTGGTACCCATCGTTTCCTCTCCAAAAGCTCTTGCCATTATCTGCAAAAGATGGCAGAAAAGATACAACCGTCTTCCCGATGCCGTTGTACTGGAAGGTCCAAAAAGCGGAGGCCATCAGGGATTTACCTATGAACAGTGTGCAATGGAAGAGTTTCAATTGGAAAATCTTGTGGCACCGGTAGTGGAAGAAGCGAAAAAATGGGGCGACATTCCCGTTTTTGCAGCAGGCGGTATCTGGGATAAAAAAGATATCGACGAGATGATGGCACTAGGAGCTGCAGGCGTTCAGATGGGTACAAGATTCATCGGTACGCACGAATGTGACGCACATGAAAACTTTAAAGAAGTACTCTTAAACGCGAAAGAGGAAGATATACAGCTTATGTCTTCACCTGTCGGTTATCCTGCCCGCGGCGTAAAGACGAACCTCACATCTCTCGTAGAAAAAAGAGAAGGTCCCGTGATCAAGTGTATCTCAAACTGTGTCGCCCCGTGTCATCGCGGAGTCGAAGCAAAAGAGGTCGGGTTTTGTATAGCGGACAGACTCAGTGACGCATATAACGGAGATCTTGAGTTTGGACTCTTCTTTTCGGGAACGAACGGCTATCGTTTGAACGAACTTATCTCAGTAAAAGAGTTGATGGACAAATTGGTAAACGGTGAATAA
- the flhA gene encoding flagellar biosynthesis protein FlhA encodes MEKKVPFRKQISQSLNFLIGQRDLSVVFFVVAIIAIIIVPLPSGVLDLMLTISMAIAVLILLISLYIPKPTDLTTFPTIILIITLFRLSLNVATTRMILSHGNEGPQAVSDIITSFGQFVVGGNYVIGIIVFTILVIINFMVITKGAGRVAEVAARFTLDSMPGKQMAVDADLNAGLIDDEQAKERRAEILQDANFYGAMDGSSKFVKGDAVAGIIITLVNIIGGFLIGVFQHDMTVASSASTFTILTIGDGLVGQIPALIVSTATGIMITRSSSDGSNFAEGTIKQMMGSAKNMIIVGGIMIMFALVPGLPTISMGFVGLVFLGLGYALYKYDLGELTILNALSPSSKEKEESEEKTSAASAQTKTAAKSNEEIAKEEEAALEDILKVEMLELTLGYQLIRLADAAQGGDLLERIRSMRRKIAADFGFLMPQVRIRDNLHLKPNQYQILLKGISIGEGTIVPDKFLAMDSGMATGDIDGEPTKEPAFGLDALWISPGQKEDAIINGYTVVDPATVISTHMSELVKRYAEDLLTRQEVQSLINKIKEDYPVVVDDVLKVASIGLIQRVFKSLLHEKIPLKDMLTILETVADIGEYTKNIDIITEQVRAKLSRVITQMYAGDNGIIHLLTFSTASEQMMLEKSNEKDGIRNLMLNVGEINNLIQATSQKATEVLQKGISPVIIIVDPQLRRPVAEIFERFSLDVVTLSHAEIDSNAKFEVMGSIDIA; translated from the coding sequence TTGGAAAAAAAAGTACCTTTTAGAAAACAGATAAGCCAATCTCTTAATTTTTTAATCGGTCAACGCGATTTAAGTGTAGTATTTTTTGTCGTCGCCATTATTGCCATCATCATCGTTCCTCTTCCGAGCGGTGTACTTGATCTGATGCTTACCATCTCTATGGCGATCGCGGTTTTAATACTTCTCATATCTCTTTACATACCAAAACCGACCGATCTGACGACATTTCCGACCATTATTCTTATCATCACTCTTTTCAGGCTTTCTCTAAACGTCGCCACAACAAGGATGATTCTCAGTCACGGGAACGAAGGTCCTCAGGCGGTGAGTGATATCATCACCAGTTTCGGACAGTTCGTCGTGGGCGGAAACTATGTTATAGGGATCATCGTCTTTACCATCCTTGTCATCATCAACTTTATGGTCATCACCAAAGGTGCGGGAAGGGTTGCAGAGGTCGCTGCACGTTTTACCCTCGACTCGATGCCCGGTAAACAGATGGCAGTCGATGCCGACTTAAACGCCGGACTCATAGATGACGAACAGGCAAAAGAAAGACGTGCGGAAATTCTTCAGGACGCAAACTTCTACGGAGCCATGGACGGTTCGAGCAAGTTCGTAAAAGGAGATGCCGTTGCGGGTATCATCATCACGCTTGTAAATATCATCGGCGGATTTCTCATAGGAGTGTTTCAGCATGATATGACGGTCGCAAGCAGTGCTTCGACATTTACCATACTTACCATCGGAGACGGACTTGTCGGGCAGATCCCCGCACTCATCGTATCGACTGCGACGGGTATTATGATCACCCGTTCATCAAGCGACGGAAGCAACTTTGCCGAAGGTACCATCAAACAGATGATGGGAAGTGCAAAGAATATGATCATCGTCGGCGGGATCATGATCATGTTTGCACTCGTTCCCGGTCTTCCGACAATATCTATGGGCTTTGTCGGTCTAGTATTTTTGGGGCTTGGATACGCTCTTTACAAGTATGACTTGGGAGAACTCACCATCTTGAACGCTCTTTCGCCTTCAAGCAAAGAGAAAGAGGAAAGCGAAGAGAAAACCTCAGCCGCGTCTGCTCAGACGAAAACGGCGGCAAAATCAAATGAAGAGATCGCAAAAGAGGAGGAAGCGGCACTTGAAGATATCTTGAAAGTAGAGATGCTTGAACTCACGTTAGGCTATCAGCTTATCCGTCTTGCCGATGCCGCACAAGGCGGTGATCTTTTAGAGCGTATCCGCTCTATGCGCCGTAAGATAGCTGCAGACTTCGGTTTTTTAATGCCTCAGGTTCGTATACGCGATAATCTGCATCTCAAACCAAACCAGTACCAGATACTTTTAAAAGGTATCTCTATCGGAGAGGGAACGATTGTTCCCGATAAGTTCTTGGCGATGGACAGCGGAATGGCGACGGGCGATATCGACGGAGAGCCGACAAAAGAACCGGCATTCGGTCTTGATGCCCTGTGGATATCACCGGGACAAAAAGAGGATGCCATCATCAACGGCTATACCGTCGTAGATCCTGCGACCGTTATCTCCACTCATATGAGCGAGCTTGTCAAACGTTATGCCGAAGACCTGCTCACCCGTCAAGAGGTACAGTCTCTCATCAACAAGATCAAAGAGGATTATCCCGTTGTCGTCGACGATGTACTTAAAGTCGCAAGCATCGGGCTTATTCAAAGGGTATTCAAATCACTTTTACATGAAAAGATACCGCTTAAAGATATGCTGACGATCTTAGAAACCGTCGCAGACATCGGTGAATACACTAAAAACATCGATATCATTACCGAACAGGTCCGTGCAAAACTCTCCCGGGTGATCACACAAATGTACGCGGGTGATAACGGCATCATCCATCTGCTTACATTCTCGACTGCAAGCGAACAGATGATGCTTGAAAAATCAAATGAAAAAGACGGCATAAGAAATCTTATGCTCAATGTCGGCGAAATAAACAACCTTATCCAAGCAACGAGTCAAAAAGCGACCGAAGTCCTGCAAAAAGGGATATCTCCTGTCATCATCATAGTCGATCCGCAGCTGCGCCGTCCTGTTGCCGAGATTTTTGAAAGATTCAGCCTTGATGTCGTAACGCTTTCTCACGCAGAGATAGACTCAAACGCAAAATTCGAAGTAATGGGTTCTATCGATATAGCCTAG